A window of Punica granatum isolate Tunisia-2019 chromosome 8, ASM765513v2, whole genome shotgun sequence genomic DNA:
AATATGTACCCTTCTGAACATTTGAAGCATATGGACCGTCTTCCTCAACAAAACCTGAAAGgcgtaaaatttgaaatatgcCATGTTACATACTAAGCCAATATAGAGGTTAAAGTTATAAGGCtaatatttacataaaaatCAATCCCTTCATATTATCAAGATGGAATATCAAAAGGCTAAGTTCTTCCAGTGTTAAAGACCAAAATACAAATCACTTATCGACCAGTCAAATCAGTTACTTTTTCCAGCCCATGGCATAGGGTAAACAAAGTAGTAATCACTGTCTGCAGTAAGAATGGACCAAATGGCATTTATAAGCTAGATTATCAATGTTGCACGTTTATTGAGCCTGCACAACTCTATCAATAACAGCCATCCTAATTGAACCGTGTTGATCTAATACTATCAGCATTTGGCCACCTCATTAATTCATTTAATAGATAGCCTTTGAAtatggaaaaattgaaaaacgtAAATACCTGACTGAACAGAGAGGCTGCTATGCCACCATGCCCCATTCCAGTTATTTTGCGCACTGGTGTCATTTCCTGATGATGGCAGATGATGATCATCAAAGATCAGCATGTATACTTGACTTTTTTCTACTTTATTGACAGTTCATAGTGGGGAGGGATTAATGAAGAGAGAAAGCAAACAGAAGAGTAACTGTATGCCATTTATATGATTTGTTGAGGCCTAATCCAACCTTGTGGtggaaaggaaaatataaCAGTTAAAAGTTGCAGCACAAGAGCAGAAGTTTCATTGAATTTGGCGATGAACAATTCATAAGCCTTCAAGGAAGCACAAAGCTTTACAACCAAATAGTTAGTGCACTCTTATCAACTTCAACAAACCATTTCTCGGTGCAGAAAGCTCCCATTGAAGTGTTCATGTTGCCTCCTCTTCAAATAGAACTAGCATGAATGTGAACTAAACACCAATTTGTTTCACAGAATTTTGAAGTACAAGCAAAGTGAAGTCATATAGTATCTTTCGGCGAAATCAAAATTTACACCCTTAAGACATTCCATAGATTTTTTTAAGCTAACAATTGAACAGTCAGATTGGGTAACCATGGTTGTTGGTGGCCTGTTATGTACTTCCTTTTTCCCGGTTCATCAAGCCGCATTCACCCTCTAATTGAAATTAACTCTGAGATAGAGGAGACTTGAGGAACAACAAATATAGATGAAATGCAATGTTACATGCTTGTGCAGTTACATTTAATTGTTTTCCAGCAACAAgatttcattttatatataaagtgCAAGGTTAAAGTCTGTGATCTCcagacagtatcaaaataccTTTAATTTATACTTAATTCATACACCGGTTTCCATATGTAATCTATGTTTAAAGTCTTCATAAATTAATGGTTGGtattaaatattgaataattATTTCTACCAATCTAATTGGCTTTGTAAGCCTTTGTCTTGTTGCCCCCTtacctttctttctttcatgaTAAAGAGTCAATCCCTCTTCTTCCATGTTTGCAGATTTCATTTCCCactagaatgaagaaaatgtaTAATCTTATGCATAGAATTACCTGAAGGACCAGTTCCATCAATGTATCTGCAATGCGGCGTCAAAGCATAAAGATCCACCAGATGGTCAAACCTAGTTACCAACCTTCACAGTTTAATAGAAACTCTTTTGCGATTTACTAGAATCCAACAATAAAACATTTTTGTCAATAGTTTAAGATATGATAAGATTACTTTTACCTGTCGCCTCCATTCCCCTCTCCATTGTTTATTAGATTGCCACCATAAAGTCGTCCCGGGTTGGCATTTCCGATCGAAAAGTGCATGATGTCAACCTCATGACCTTTGCAAGTCTTATTGGTGCAACTATCACGTCCCTCTTTACACCCTCCCATCTATTAAATTATTCATGCACATTACTAATCCATTATGAGAAGGAAAGAATAAGTGGGAGCAGAAAGTTTCGAATGCAAGGTACATGAATCACTTAAATTATGATATGTCCCACTCTCACCAATCTGGAACATGAGATCGACTGAGGGGCATCTGGTATTTTTGCTGCATTTcacaaagaaaaattatgaagTGCAAAGATAAACAGAAAGACTTgtgaatttcatttattaaacTAACTCAAGTCCGCAAGAGACTGCATCAATTTGCTCTACAGCAATTTCAAGCACAATGACTGCATCAAAATCGAAGTTTCCACTACAGGCCCCTTCTACTTGCAAGATCGTGACAGGCTAAAATGCTCAACCAATTGAAAAGGCCGCAAAATATACATCTCAAATTAATTAGTGGTCCTTCATCAAGGAAGTTATGCTTACCCTTTGGAGTAAGCATAATCCCCATCTTGTAATAAGAAGACGACATCCTTCCCATCATGCAAAGCCTACATGCGcacaaaatcaaatcaaatcaaattggagatgaaatcaaatcaaatcaaattggAGATGACCGTCAATTTAAGGCCAGAAATAAATATCTGCCACAGATAACATAACATCTAGAATCAATgaggaggaaaaaagaaaaagggagcGTGCCCACAATGAGAGCTCGCATCTGTGGAAAACAACAATTACTCCAACCATCACAATTGTAACCCGATATAGATCTTATTGCCCCCAAATTGCCATGGATTTCGACAGCCCGCCGAAACAAAAGGAGTACAACGGACTTACAACCACAAGCTAACTATGACTAGCAAAGCTTGGCATGAGCAGATACATCGACTCGCATGAGAACAATTCCCGACCAGTTCAGCTTCTACAGTAATCTCAATTAAACATTGCATGGATCAAATCACATGAACTGAAGCAAGGAATGCAACTCCACTCATCGACAAAAATTGCCACCTAAAGCTAAAGCCATAGAAACACCCCAGAGAAAGAGACGATCAACTGCGCTTTCCATAACCCAAAAGGCCTTCCATAAAGTCAACCTGCCACCCCCTTCAGCTACACAATCACGCATCAACCAATCAGATGCCTCTACCGCGCACATCAACATCATCTAGTTCAAAGCAATCGAAGGCAGCTAGGATCGCAATCCTTACCTTAACGGTCATCTTCCCGCCGCCGTACTCCTTGTCATCGTCGGGGTCGAGGAATCGAGGGTGATGATTCCGGGAAGGAACGGTGCCTCCACACGGATCTCCGACGCGGAGGAGTCGCAGCTCCACTCGCCGGACTCCTCGTGGGAGCTGACCCGGCCTGCCAGGGCCAGAGACAGCAAGATGAGGAGCACTGGGACGGGCGGGGGCCGATGCATGTCGTAGGGAAGGGAGATCGGAAGCAGACCTTAGGCGTCGGCGTTGTGTGTCAGAGACGGCATTGAGCAGAAACAGCTGAATTTGACTATTCTTCGAATTTCATTTTCTCAAAGctgatttttcacttttcttttGGAGAAAATAACACCATCCAGGCATACCCTACTGGGTCGCTCGGTTCGAGTATTTGCTAGATTACATATTggaagaaaaattcaattatgaaattttttttctcgggATTGAAAGTTAAAATGTGAGATTgttgtgtttgataaattatattatagtaTGGAGAATgtgaataataatataatatataatttatttttatagaaatgATGGTGAGTTTCACGATCATAATCTCCGttgtaatataataattttacctATTTTGAATACAAAATCGTTACTATCACGGctgtaaaattttaattcgaGCAAAAATGATTACAatatttaacttttataatcCTAAAAATAAATGCCGTAAAATATTATGTAAAGCAAACTTTACATTGtaaagtttgaattttttatagaaaCAAACGTCCCCTACATGTTTTTTTTCCACGTTACAgcacaaattaaaataatttcatgtcatgaacttttttttactCAGGGCAACATTTCATCATCATTCCGTTAAAAAATGGATGGAATGTTAATGCAATGACTTTTTTTGAATAGTTTTACAGGAATTGCAATTTGAGagacttaaaataaattaaacaaaatataaaattttaaaattaaaagaaaagagagaaaattatAGGCCAGGATCGGAAGGGTGGGTGGGGATGCCCTATTGGGTCACCCAACCCATGATTGAGGTCGTCATTTGGCTCAAATTGCGCTAACAACCTTGTTCAGGGGATGGGATGGCCGACGGGGGCGCCCCTACCCCCGATAAAGGTCGACGGCTAGCTCCCACCCCCCGACCAAGGTCGCTAGCTAGTTGAATCCACACTAGCAACCTCGATAATGAGGTGGGTGGTTAGTGGTGGTGCCCCAACCCTCCTGATTTGAGGGATCCCAACTGCATGGGATATCACGAACTGGGGGTGGCAGCGACCTTGCTGGCTATCCACCCCAAGACTGATGTTACTGGCCGGATCAGACCGCGCCAATGACCTTGATCAGGGAGTGGGTGGCCGGCAGGGACTTACACACACCCTTCTCCGATttcaccttttatttttttaattttatattatttttactttcgTTAATATGTTTTAGGTCCCTTAAGTTTCCATTTCTGCAAACTAACTCAAAAAAGTCGCCACATTAAAAAACAATGTTGTACGGTGAAAATAATAGACAAAATGCTATGgggtgaatttttttcatattgtatgatgaaattatttcaatttgtgTTGCagcatgaaaaaataaataaaatgtttaGTATggtattattttctctttatttgtTCACAGCTGAATgttaaaaaatgttaaaaaaaaaatttattttcttttctctacTATTGTAAAGGCCGAAAAAAAACCTCCATCTTACCTTCGTATTCCAAATTGGCCCTTCCAATTATTACATTCatccttttaaaaaaaggtCTTCAAATATGTCAAATTACactctatatattataaatttgaaaaggaAATAGTTGGTGTAACTTTCCTTTTCAATATTGCCtcatctatataatatataaacttgaataTAGTGTAATAAGTAATGATATAATTGTAAATACATATACCATTTGGGTTAAATAagattaaattagtaaatacatataaattaaaattttataaataatttttttatttttatatgcgtaaatatatttagacgtaaaatattttaattttaatatatcatcAATACTTATCCATAaacattataattataaaattatcatcAAAACTTATCCATAaacattataattataaaattatcatcAAAACTTATGTTACTAATTTTTTGCTAAATTCAAGATGATCTGATCAATGAGAATTTCATTAACAATAATGAAATGCTTAAAGATGATAAGCGAAGAATGATGATGAGTTTGATTAAGAAGAACAaattagggtgtgtttgggaAATAAAAGTTGTTCAATTCTCCTTATTTTTACTTGCATGCTGACAAATAAAGCCGCAGTTTGGAAAATTGAGGGACTCATCGGTCGAAGAAGTTTGACTTGTCTGTCACAAGTTCCCCACCCTAAAACTACATCCCCCGGTCGGTAGCCACATATGATCGTTGGGTAGGGGCCCTCTTCCTACCCAACAGAAACCCCATTTGCCTTCTCCTTTCTTCAAGCTCGAACCTCTGTTTTAGGGTTCCCTGCAAGCACTCCAATTTACGACTGAAATCGAGCACAAAAACCTGGTAATTCAGGTCGGAAACTGGCAATTAGTGACAAGGAAGATGCCATTTGATCGATTATTGACCTCCAGGCAGTGATTTGCAGAGTGTTCGTGTGTGAGGACAACGGGGACAGACGACGTGCGACCAACAGTACAAAGCTTGACTTTGTCATAAGAGATTTTCGGAGTTAGTGAGGTCTGTCACCATAGGATAGAGATTCCCGACTTAGGTCTTTATCGAGGGCCCCCTCCATTGCTCTATTCACCTGTACAGGAGTCTTTAAGAACTGGTCCACCTTTGCTTGAGAGAGCCATCTACAGTCGAGGTATTTTCGTCTGCCCTCTCTCTCGATTACTCCTTGTTGGTTGCAAAACATTGTTGGTTTTCTTGCTTCTCTGGTCACTGAATTGATAGGAAGCTTGTTTTCTAGTTTCGGTTACTCTGAATTGGAGGCATGGCCTTGTTTTATGGTTAAGCTTGTTCCATTCTGTAAGTTGGAGGCATAGCTTGTTTTTTGGGAGAGCCATCtgcattcttttttattcctgaacccgaaccaaactggTCTGAGTTTTTGCAGGTCCGTGATTTTTGTTCTTTGGGATTGTCTTGATTCATTGCAAGCTAGGGATTTTTGGAACCTTTTTGCTGGTTTGTGATTCTAGTGAATGTAGTTTTGTTGAGAATCAAGTAGAAGAATTGTGAATAGGGTTAGGTTGAGAATTAGGTGGCCGAGGAGGCATCATCCTGCGGAGGTCATGCTTGTCCGCCTTCATCTCTCTTCTTGTTGACACCGTAAATCGTATGGTTTGAGGACTTTTGTAAAGAGTATATAGCAACTGTAGTTATCACCTCTTTAGAAGCGAAAGTAGCAACTATAGTTTTCGCCATTTCAATTTGTATATACTCGAGAGAGCTGTGTTTACATTTTCTCGCTCAATTGCTGAGTAATTGAAATTCATTTTGCTGCAACTTGTTTATGTTGTGTTATTcattttgtttgcttgttataTGTGGAAGTTTTGGTCCGACAAGTTTATCGATCATGGCTCCTAAGGGTGAGAATGTCATTGAGTGGATTGATCGGATGGAGTTGGCTTTCATTCATATCATGGTTGACAAGTTGAAAAGGAGCCACACCACATGTTATAAGCAAAACGATTGGGAAGAGATGGCGGTGAATATGGGAAAGCAATTTCCTAATGAGCAACTATGCTTCCAGAAGGTAAAGGACAATTGTACTAGGCTTAAGACTAACTACAAGTAATTAACTGAGATCTTTGTATTTGAAATTAGTAGCAATACTTGTTCTATTTGGCAATTGAATTtgccaatttttttaaatcaaattaattaatgtagaCATCTATTTCTGTACATGTCTTCTACACGGGCAATTTACTTCATAAAAGGTGATGAACAAATACTTAATCGTCACTAGGCCGGCAATATTTGATACGACACGATTACACGACACAGAGTTAAACGGGTTCGAATTGGGTATTTTTGATATTAGGGTtaaacgggtccaacccgtttagacacgattaataagcgtgtcttacCAGGTTGAACCCatgtaacccgattatacacgattaaacaggTTTACATAAACGTGTTTAATCGTATTACTATAATCGTgtaacccgtttagacacgtttatatatatgaattgacCAAAATATCCTTTATGTAACCCTAACATCTGATTCCCAATTCGCAAACCTAATTTCATTTCCTTCGGACCTTCGTTGCTTCCAGAGTCCACACCCTAATTTCATTCGACCTCGACCCCGACGGTCCCGACCCCAACCCTCTGGCCTTTTCCCTTCCGCCGTCCGCGCGACCTCGACCCCGACCCCGACCCTCTGGCCTCCTCCCTTCCGCAGTCCGCACGACCTCAACCCTCTAGCCTCTTCCCTTCCGCAGTCCGCACGACCTCGACCCCGACCCCAACCCTTTGGCCTCTTCCTTTCTGCACGACTTCGACCCCGATCCCGACCCCGACCCTCTGGCCTCTTCCCTTCCTTTCACTGTTCCTCCCGTGGTTTTCATCTTCCTTCTCCACTGCTCTGCTTTTCCTCCGTCTGGAGATTCCGGCTCCAGTGACCCCCTCTGCAGCTCTACTTCAAGCTCAAGGTACTCTTTTCcacctctttctctctctctctctctctcgccctCTCTTCCCCTTAGAAGAACAGGGACATCCTCTGGTTAAGCTCGGACTCGACGAACAATGGGAAGGGTTCCCCGTCTCGATCTTATTTTCAGATAGTAGTCTTACTCCATTGCACCATGGGAGAGCCCGAACCAGAAGAACTTGACAGATTGATGGTAGAGGATACAACAATGCATGTGACTAAATATCTATAATTTCATGGAACCATTGAAAGAGAACGATAAAGTACGAAGGAATTTTGACTACACACAAGTACATGCCTCTGATTGTGTCGATCTTACTGATCCTTTCTTGCAGTGTATTCATTGCGAGCAGGGGTTATCTAGGCTTTTCTTAGAGAATTTTGTAGAGAATTTTATAGAGTGTCCTCTGTAGAGTATTTTGTATCCGCCCTCTGTAGAGAATTTTGTATCTGCAATTTGTGGAAGTTTAATGATCCCCTGAAACCCCATTAGCTTCATTTGTTTTCTCCTATTGCTGTTCTATTTGTTATCGTCTATTGGCTCAAGATATTTGGGATTCCTTTGTTGAAAGCATCCTCTAGCTTCTTTAACATGTCAGAAGCTGGTTCTTGAGGCCTATACTGGATCTCGAAAGTTTGAATGGTCGTCTTGATATTGTGTCCTTCAGCTTGAATGTATCCGCGCATAATTAATCTGTTGGAGTGGGGCCTCTAGTTGTTTTGATCATATGcttgtaaatgaaaaatcttTTATGGTAGAGTTATGGAAGGAAAAAACACTAATGCAACTGATATGTTGATGGACCTATTTACAGCACAGAGCTTTCTAATAGATTGCGGACCTATTTAAGTCTTTTGAGTATTGTGTCGGCCTTTTCTAGATATATTGATGAATACTGTAAATTGAAGTATTTCTGGACTTTAACCAGtttctcattgtttgttttatttagGGATAATGAGTTCAGAAAATAATTTGGAGGTGAACTTGGAATCCTCTAGGAAGGAAAAATCCATGGCCACGATAAACGAAGATGATGATGTAGTGGAGATTGATGCAGACGAGATTCAAGACACTACAACAGGAACTCAGGCAGGGGCATCGAAAGGCAAGCGAAAAAGAAGGTTGACATCACCTGTTTGGCAATTCTTTGAGAAGTTGGCAGAAAAGTCGATTGATGGTAAGAGCCGTTGTAAGTGCAAGAAGTGTGactctatttttatttgtgataGTCAATATGGGACaggaaatttgaaaaagcATAGTGAAAGATGCATTCGTAAGGACACACGAGATGTTGGTTAGCTGCTAATGAATCATGATATGTCTTTGAGAAATGCTACATTTGATCCTAAACGTTTTCGTGAGTTATTGATTGCTGTCATTATTATGCACGATCTACCTCTTGCCTTTGTGGAGTATACTGCGATTAGATCTGAATTCTCATATTTGCGTGAGAGTGTGTCTGTTATATCTCGAAACACTGCAAGGACTGATGTGTTGAAAGtttataaaaaagagaagTCACGGGTTAAGAGCTTGCTTGAGGAAGCTAGTGGTAGAATTTGTTTGACATCTGATTTGTGGACCTCTATTGCTACTGATGGGTATCTCTATTTGACTGcacattttattgaaaaaaattttgacGTTGCAAAAGATGATTCTGAATTTCTCCCCGATGCCACCTCCACATACTAGTGTGGCATTGAGCAATATGATTACCTCTTTGTTGGCTGAGTGGGGTATTGAGGGAAGATTATTTTCTATTACTTTGGATAATGCCTCCGCCAATGACACTTTCGTGGGCTTGTTGAGATCGCATTTGAATTTAAAGGATGCACTTTTAGCCAAAGGTGAATTCTTTCATCAACGATGTTGTGCGCATATCATTAATTTGATTGTGCAAGATGGACTAAAAGAGATTGATGTTGCGGTAGACAAAGTGCGGGAGAGTGTCAAGTATATTAAGGGGTCTcaagttagaaaagaaaaatttcttGAATGTGTGAAACTTGTCTTTGAATCCGAAGAAAGGCTTGAGGCAAGATGTCCCTACTCGTTGGAATTCTACATTTCTTATGCTTGACAGTGCATTCTATTATCATCGTGCATTTTGCCACCTAGAGTTAAGTGATTCCAATTATACAAATTGTCCTACCTCACTGGAGTGGCAGAAGATTAAGAAGATAAAGAAGTTCTTGGGGGTTTTCTTTGAGATTACGAACTTGTTTTCTGGAAGTAAGTATCCAACCGCAAATCTATACTTTCCTTCTACTTTCAAAGCATATGTGTTGCTCAAGGAGTATAGTGATGGGACAGATGAAGATCTGAGAGCAATGTCGTTGAGGATGGTTACGAAATTTGAAAAGTACTGGTCTGAATTTTCAGTGATTTTATCGATTGCGGTGATATTGGACCCCAGGTATAAACTTGAGTTTGTAGATTAGAGTTACAGAAAGTTATATGGTAGTCAATCTTCAGAATTTCAAACTGTTCGGGACAAATTATTCTCATTTTATGAAGAATATACAACACGTCACAAGGTGGATCGATCATCTGCATCAAAAGAAAAGGTGGTGCCGGATCATCAAGAGTCTGAGACCGTGGATATGCTGGAggtaaattttttaatgatattatgtattactttttcaatatttttagttGTCAATTTCGCTTGGAATATGTTTGTCAttggtttattatttttaattttttatcagaAGTTCGATGATTATGCTGATAATGTGTATTCAGCATCTTCGAAAAAGTCTGAGCTAGAAAAGTACTTAGATGAGACAAGGAGTGATAGAAAGACGGATTTGGACATTCTTGAGTATCGGAAGATTAACTCCCAACGATATCCGACAGTTGCAAGGATGGCTCGTGATATTTTGAGCATTCCCGTATCCACAGTTGCCTCCGAGGCAGCATTCAGCTGTGGAGGTCGTGTTCTCAATCAATATCGAAGTTCTTTGAAACCCGACCTTGTGGAAGCACTCATGTGCTCTCGAGATTGACTTTATGGATTAGCTGGTAAGTTTACTTTTCAGATTTGATTTCTAAAGTTCTTTTgttaatctctctcttttttgaatATAGATGGTTGTGGGATTTCCATGGATCAACTCACAGAGGATGTGATGAACTTAAATATTAGCGATGAGCCATCAACTCAAGGATCCAATACAGTGGTTAATTAAGGGAGAGATTACCTCTTAGGAACATCAACGGGTTCATGGAATGGAATAACTCTTGGTAAGAGTTGTAGAGCTCTACTGcttcttattgattttttctaTGGAATATCTCTTGGGGAGAATTAATTGGAAT
This region includes:
- the LOC116188864 gene encoding zinc finger BED domain-containing protein RICESLEEPER 2-like → MSSENNLEVNLESSRKEKSMATINEDDDVVEIDADEIQDTTTGTQAGASKGKRKRRLTSPVWQFFEKLAEKSIDGKSRSYVLLKEYSDGTDEDLRAMSLRMVTKFEKYWSEFSVILSIAVILDPSQSSEFQTVRDKLFSFYEEYTTRHKVDRSSASKEKVVPDHQESETVDMLEKFDDYADNVYSASSKKSELEKYLDETRSDRKTDLDILEYRKINSQRYPTVARMARDILSIPVSTVASEAAFSCGGRVLNQYRSSLKPDLVEALMCSRD